AGGGTTGTGTTATGGAAATATTCTTAAGGTCCCGGGTTCCCTGGGAGGCTGGACCTAACCTCAAAGAAATGACCGATGAGGTTGGGGTTGATATGGACAGTTTTGTTGAAGCAATCGGAGCTAACCGGACCGATGTGGAAATGGCATCTGAGTTCGGGGTTAGTGAAAAAACGATAGAGACGCTAAAGGAACATTTCTACAGTAAGGGACTTGGCACCACTGTAGGCCAGGATTAGGGCAGCCTTAGGCTGCCCTAATCTGTATTCTGGACCCAGCCCCAGCTTTCGACCGGTTCATCTTTGACTTTATCGTCCTGCTCTTGTCTCATTTTATGTTCCTGAAGTT
This DNA window, taken from Phosphitispora fastidiosa, encodes the following:
- a CDS encoding helix-turn-helix domain-containing protein — its product is MEIFLRSRVPWEAGPNLKEMTDEVGVDMDSFVEAIGANRTDVEMASEFGVSEKTIETLKEHFYSKGLGTTVGQD